In the genome of Brachypodium distachyon strain Bd21 chromosome 3, Brachypodium_distachyon_v3.0, whole genome shotgun sequence, the window tcttctccttcttcatcAACTACCGTCGCCGCCTTAATTAAATGCATGGTCCTGCTTAGTGACTGTTCGATTCCTCCTCTCCAGTAGGTCTAATTTACTTGATACTGGATTGGATAATCCCCCCCGGTTTTGCCCAGTTCATGGATTCCGTCACGAATCGGGCCAATTTTCTGGAGAATCCTTCCCGATTTCTAGTACCCATGAATTGGTCTGCAGTACAGCCTCCGCCAGATTAATTAAAACCCATGCGTCCAGCGCCTTCTGCCAGCTCTGTTTCTCTGTCCACGTGAATTTCGAGGCCGTCAATGCTAGAAAACCAGGTGGAAACCTTTTCCCTTCTCCCTCCTTCTTTCGGTTGGATTTGTACCTAGTTATCATCGTCATGGCAAAAAGCTGTATAAATTCGGCTTCGCGGCTGTTTAAATTAGACTAGACTAGATAGATTCACCACGTCACCCTTCCGGACAAGTCAAAACACCACCTCGAATTGCAGCACTATTCATTTTCTCCCTTTTTAACCCCGCTCTTTTGGTTTAGTATAATTATTATGCTCTGCTCTGCCTCTGCTCGTGGTAAATTGCTCGTACAAGTTAAGTTCAGGTTGTCCTATTCTTGCCGTGTGGGGTTGCATCCCATTCCGTCCCATTTGTTCGGCAACCAACCAGAACCAGGGGCAATGGCATCTTCCTCCCTTTTTCCACTAATTTCTTTCTACTCCGTTCTACCGCATGTGCGCAATTCTCCCTTTGACCAAGTCGAAATTACCTTTTCCCTCTTCCTTTCTACCCGACGAAGATTTTTGTATAGTATGTATGTATTCTTCTCAACATCGACCCGCCTGGTGCTTTCTTGCAATTTAATCGTGCAGGATCAAACATTACGTTACTAAGCAGGGAGCAATGCTACGAACTGCTGCGATTTACAGTAGAATTTTTGGTTCCTTGAAAAATACAAGAATGGTTCTGGATAAATTACGTGGAAGTCTGATTGCGACAGATGGTCGTGGCAGGGAAACATCCCCGAGGAGGATATCGATGTGCCGTGTGTGATTCCAAGAGTATTGCTTTCTTGACTTGGTTGGGAGTGGCCGCTCTTTCGGTTCCACCTATGACCAATTCGTGGCATCCAGACTAATTGACCCTTCTGTCTTTGTTGGTCAATGCGGGCTTTCTCAACAACACATTTTATTACAATGCCTCATGTGCTTAACTGTTCACTCTCTCATGTATCTGTTATCTTGTCTCATAGGTGGAGGGCAGGAACTGTCTCCCTGCAGAGGTCAGGAATGGGCTCGAGACACTAAAGAAGAGGAGGCTTGAGAGGATGCGTTTGAGTGCTCAGAACGAAGCCGGTGACAATCCTGCCATGGCTGCGAGGAGTGGCGGGGATGGGCTGCGGAGTCCTGCAAACTGTGGGGTTAGATTACATGCCAACAATGCTGCAGGTGGTTTACCTAGCACTAGCAGTGCCCATGATCATTTCGCGAAGCGCAAGGTGGACAGGTTCCATATGTCTGACCTAGAATGGATAGACAAGATACCAGAGTGCCCTGTGTATTGTCCTACCAAGGAGGAATTTGAGGATCCCATTGCTTATATACAGAAAATCTCACCAGAGGCTGCAAAATATGGTACAGGTCCTTTCAGACTCAAATTTCTTTTCATCGACAGTGTACCACTGAATGAATACATAATCACACCACATCTCTCTGTTTCAGGAATTTGCAAAATTGTGGCTCCAGTAAGCGCTTCTGTACCTGCGGGTGTCGTGTTGATGAAGGAACAACCTGGCTTTAAGTTCATGACAAGAGTTCAGCCGCTCCGTCTTGCTGAATGGGCTGAAGATGATACAGTCACATTCTTTATGAGTGGAAGGTGCGCCCCTGTCATGTCTGTTTTCAGTCCCGGTTTAGTTTGCCTTCCAAGTCTCATGTTTTGTCATGAATTCGCAGAAAGTATACTTTCCGAGACTACGAAAGAATGGCCAACAAAGTGTTCTCTAAGAAATATTCTAGTTCAAGCTGTCTCCCCGCTAAGTACGTTGAGGAGGAGTTCTGGCGTGAAATTTCTTCTGGAAAGATGGATTATGTTGAATATGCCTGCGATGTTGATGGGAgtgccttttcttcttctcctcatGATCAGCTTGGGGAAAGCAACTGGAACCTCAAGGTAAAAGggatatctctctctctctaattTGCATGTGGTGTGCTACCAGACATTATTATTGATATTTTCTTCCATGCTTTATAGAATTTTTCGCGGCTCTCCAATTCTGTGCTGAGACTTCTGCACACGCCAATTCCAGTATGTAATCTAATCCTTGCCTGTTTATGTTTAACATTCTGTAATATGGGTTCTGTCATGATGGTAATTACTCATATCCAAAACAGGGAGTGACTGATCCAATGCTTTATATCGGGATGCTCTTTAGCATGTTTGCATGGCATGTGGAAGATCACTATTTGTACAGGTATAATTGTCATTCTTATAGATCTTCTGTACCCTTTTTTACATGTTCTCCAGACGAGGTTCTGACATCTCTTATTGCATGACCAGCATCAATTACCATCATTGTGGGGCATTTAAGACATGGTACGGGATACCGGGAGATGCTGCTCCTGGTTTTGAAAGGGTAGCTAGCCAGTATGTATACAACAAGGATATTTTGACTGGTGATGGCGAGGATGCTGCATTCGATGTTCTGTTAGGAAAGACAACGATGTTCCCTCCGAATATCTTGTTAGACCACAGTGTCCCTGTTTATAAAGCTGTGCAAAAACCTGGAGAGTTTGTTATTACATTCCCTCGTTCCTATCATGCGGGTTTCAGCCACGGTATGTGTAGTTTTTTCATCTTCTGATTGCTAATTGCCACATCTATATACTTACATTATAAACAACTTTTGAACTATCCAGGCTTCAATTGCGGTGAGGCTGTCAATTTTGCTATTGGTGACTGGTTTCCTCTGGGTTCTCTGGCTAGCAAGCGCTATGCACTTCTGAACAGAACACCCTTTCTTGCACACGAGGAACTACTTTGCCGATCTGCAGTGCTTCTGTCCCACTCAGAACATCCCTACACTCAATATTGTGTGAAGTCTTGCTTTGTGAGGCTGATGCGAATGCAGCGACGTACACTTGACCTGCTTGCTAAAATGGGTTCTCAGATATGCTACAAACCAAAACTACATTCGAATCTGTCATGCAGCATGTGCCGGCGTGATTGCTACATTACACACGTGTCGTGCGGATGCGTCTTTGATCCTATCTGCCTTCATCACGGTAGGAAATCCCAACAAATGCCCTTTCTGTTGCCTTTTCCTTCAAATATTGTGTTACTAATAGTTTGTCGATTGGAATGCAGAACAAGAACTGCGGAGCTGCTCTTGTAAATCTAACCGGATTGTCTACCTCAGAGAGGATATACTGGAATTAGAGGCTCTATCTAGAAAATTTGAGCAGGATATTCGCTTGGATAAGGAAGAAAATGCTAATGGCTCATATAAGCAATCCGAGATTTCTGACATTGATAGCGACCACGGTCCATCTTTTGGTACTAACAACAGTGAGGCAAATTTCCAAGATAATGTAATTTTAGAAGCAAACGCCGCTGATGCTGGAAAGAGTTCTCCTGCAACATCATCATTGACATCTTTTGCACATCATGAGCATCTACCTGCAGAATCAAGGGTGGGTTTACCATTTTGAATATTTTCTCCAACTCTTTTTACGGAATTCCAACTCTTATCATTACAGTTTGAGTTAATTTTACTGTTCTTTTTCAGGTCCATGCAACTCAGACCAACCAAGTTTACTCAACTGCCAAGCAGGCCATGAACACATCATCAGTACATGGAAATGACCCTCTGGATGACAATTCATCCTGCATGGCTGATGCTTGTAACGAAATTAGTTCCTGTAATGCCTCACGCATGGAATACAGTGGCAATTCTGATTCCGATTCTGAAATCTTCAGAGTCAAGCGCAGGCCCAGCACATTAGGAAGATCTATTCCTGACACAAAGACTGCAACCTCCTCCGAACAGCAGGTACGTGCAGTTTAATCCTCTAGATATGAGAATATATTTTAAAGTGAGCAAGCAAATCTATTTTAACTCAGTCGTCTGACCCTGTAATCACatagattttgaaattttattgCTGTCGGGTAAACTGCTGCTGCCTTGCCTGACTGCTGTGCTGAACTGCTGACACATTACCTAAATGGTTAGGTTAGGCATGTACAGGGCTTAGATATATAATGAAATTTTGTACATAGGTTACTGAACACACAGATTGTTTAAACCCCAAAATTATTAGTAGTTAAGGAGCCTAGGAATTACGGACCTTTTGTTGGATGGTCACGGTGCATACCTTTTTCTGATATAAATACTCTAATCATAATCAGGTTCTGAGGCGGCTGAAGAAGGCATGCCCTGAAGCGCAAGAAGTCAATAAGCGACCTGAAGACACCGAACATTGTTTGGTCCCCTTGGTCCGTATGAGCCAGAAGAAACCAACTTCTACCTCTTCTTCTGACGAAGAAAGAGAGGACATGGTTCCCATATCATGGAGAATTAAGCGGCGGCAACTGGAGACTCAACAGGACAGTGCCAGTTATGCTGCAAAGCCAAAGGTGTATCCCTCTACCAGCAGTTGCTCTCGGCAAGATTTTGCAGAAGCGAGTAGAGATGCAGCTTCAGAGCTACCTTCAAGGCGAGTGAAGATCCGGTTGCACCCTAGCGCCAACAGGATGGTTGAGCAGCAGGGAAGTTCAGGTCAGAGATCTGCAAGGGATGACAAGCCACCGGGCTGTTGGCGTACAAATTAGGGTACACTGACGCACGGGTGCTAACTTCGACAGATCAGATAGAATCCATTCTTTGTTTAGGTGCATTGTTAACTACACGAAGCGCTTGCATTTTGGTTAGCACAGATGCTGACTGGGTGGGTGAGGAGGGGAGGATGATTAGGGCTAATTGCTTGGTTAATCCATTCTTTGTGCAGCAGAGCCTCCAATTTGAGGCCTGGCTAGGCACGGTTAGAAGGCATATTCATCATGTTATTTTGAGGGTCCTGAGTCACAGCTTGCTGCTCTCTTTTGGTGCCTGCATTGCCTGTGGCGGAATTGGGCCATTTCCTTTCCATTCTGCAAGtctcttttgttcttttgcttAGCAGCTGTACATCTCTGtacctctttctttcttgtttttaaCCATGAACAACAAGCTTGTTGCTCTCTTAAGAGCAGCTAATGCTAACTGTATTCTTTTATACGCTTGTTGCTTCATGTAACCTCCTTACCTGCTACTGAAATATTCAATAGTCAACCATTCTTTTCGGACATCGGAACGGGATGTTGTCTTGTGGAAACTTATATGAATATACTGCAGGAATTTAACCATTTCACGTGAATTTCCTGCgttaaaaatcaaaattcaTGGGTTACAATAGCATCCAAAATTACAAATGTGCCCTCTGCAGTGCGATTAATCAGCAGATGATACATCTTTTATTTGAACACTAGACCTTTCCTCTTGCTAAGGCCGTCGTCGCCTCAGACAGAGACCGAGACACAGTCCCAAGCACACCATATAGATTGATGGTCGGTCCTGATGCTAGAATAATGGCGATGTCCACCATTGCCGCAGCCACCTGCTCCTTCTCCCTCCCTGCAAACCCAGGCCGGCACAGCACCCGTGCTCCTCGTCTTCTGCTTCGGCCAGCTTACCGTCGCTCTCTCCTTgccgcctccccgccgccggcgagccgcctccgcctccgtccCCGGACCTCCGTGTCGGCGTCCCCAGCCGCAGCGGAGCGCGACTACGAGGCAGGCAACCAAACCGCTCTTCTCTCTTAGTCTTATCCTCTTTGTTTACTTCATTTGTTATTCGTAACCTTATCTGCTCATGGTCTTCTCTTCCCCCAATTATCCCCATCGGTGCTATATTAGTATTATTTGTGTCACGATACCATTGCCTGGCATCATCAGTACTAGAAACTTCCACGCTAGCATTACCAATGGTCGCTAGTTGAGTGCGCACATGTGTTATCAATTGATTTCATAACCAATAACCAGCCCAGTTCAAAGATAAGGGGAATTGTTCAGAGAATCCGAGTCTCTGCATTTTGATTTATACTTGACCTCTCCCAGTTTAATGTTTCCCCCGTTCCTCAGCCCTGCATGGAACTCACCAAACCAAACAACTAGTACCACATCATCAGTTAGCTATGGAAATGGTCACCGTGGATCAAGTTTTCTGACGACCATGTCTTCTCAACTCTAAAGCATGGCACCAGTTGGTTCCATGCACTGATTTCCAACCCTTCCATGCCACCCTGTTTGGGCTCATCTCTGTTAAATCCTCGACACATATAACAATTCTACCATTGCAAAAGCATGGTACAGAATGTTGCTTATTTGGGAGATGACATGCGGTGTAGCTGAATACTCTGAACCAGACGCGTCTAGTTTTCCAGGACCTCCTATTAGTTAACTGTATGAAAGATGGGTTTAGTTATGCTATCCGGAGCCAAGCTAAGGAAAATGCTCACCTTGGATCACATTTTGTAATAGCCatattcttcttcttaacTCCTCTAAGGCATAAAGCTATGCAACAGTCATTCAGTTGGTTCCACGCACCGATTTCACAGCTACTTCTGTGGGAGCTCCTATTAGCTGTAAAAGGTTGATGTTTGGGTATgtcctgcaaaaaaaatctgtgGACCCACTGCATCCTTTTGATATGATGTTGGACAAATGTGCATCTTCTCATGTTGTTGAAATGATCAGCTGACATTACCTGTATAGTTCACTGATGGGAATGGAGAGGTGGAGCTGAGGCTGGATATTGGAAAGCTTGGTATTGAGAGTTCACGAGATGTTTTTGTCGATGTTGATGACATGTCTCTACTCATCAGAGCCAAATCAGACGGAACACTGAGGACTCTGATGAATGTCACCACACTATTCGACAGGGTTAAGTCTTCCGAGACAATATGGTATGTATCTGTAATTCAGTATAGGGTTTTGCCTGCAATTATTTATTCACTCATTTCATTGTTAAGGTTCATTGATGAGGATCAGTTGGTGGTGAATCTAAAGAAAGTCGAACAAGAGTTGAAATGGCCTGACATTGATGAATCTTGGGAATCTCTAACTTCTGGGATCACACAGCTATTGACAGGGATTAGTGTTCACATAGTTGGCGATTCCACTGATATCAACGAGGCAGTTGCTAAAGAGATTGCTGAGGGCATCGGGTGCGTGTGTCGTCACTTTTTCTTATATTTTAATCCGTTCAACGCTTTGAGGAAAAAATCTATCCAACTAAATGTTATGCTCCCTGCAAATTGTATTCTGGTCTTCTATGAGATTTACTACCAAAAACAATACCAGAAGCATTACTTCTGTAGCAGATAACTAAGATAACGCCTCTGAAGTGTGTTTACTGTACCATATCTTTGCAGGTACCTTCCAGTTTGCACAAGTGAGCTGCTAGAGAGTGCCACTCAGAAGTCTATCGATGCATGTAAAGTCCTTTCCCAATTTGTTGAAAAACCTTAAAAATGTATTCATGTAGGTTCTAGGTCATGCTACGGCAGTAATTAACATGTAGTTACTTGTAGGGGCGGATACGGAAGGAGTGGACTCTGTAGCCGAAGCAGAATGTGTTGTCCTAGAAAGCCTTAGCAGGTTGCTTCTCCTTTTCGAGTTTCTTCGCTTGTTTTGGTTGATCATTTGCCATGTAAGTATATGCCGAAGAATATGTTTCTTGCAGTCATGTCCGAACCGTGGTGGCAACCCTAGGTGGTAAGCAAGGAGCAGCAAGCAGATTCGACAAGTGGCAGTATCTTCACTCCGGATTCACGGTGTGGTTGTCGGTGTCAGATGCCGGTGGTGAGGAAGAAGTCCCTTTTTTTCACCTTAATATTTATTGGTTCTTTGCTTGATCTGCTGCACTGCCCTGCGCATGTAGATGAAGCCGCTGCGAAAGAGGAAGCCAGGAGAAGCGTTAGCGCTGGAAGTGTGGCTTATGCGAAATCAGATGTGGTGGTGAAGCTGGGCGGATGGGACCCGGTGTACACACGAGCCGTTGCACAGGGCTGCCTTGTTGCCCTGAAGCAGCTAACCTTAGCAGACAAGAAGCTAGCAGGTACATGGCAAATTCTGGCTCTCGTTTCATCACATCTATtttatattccctccgtttctaaatacttgttgtgCAAAACAGCGACGAGTATACTTGTTGTGCAAAACAGTGAcgagtatttagaaacggagggagtagatcttGCTCATCACGGAGTGTATCTGGATGAGACGTGTTTGGAGTAGGCGAAAATAAAACTGGCACTGAATTGTTGCACTAACCAACCGTGTGGGTTTATGGTTGGAAATGATTGGCAGGGAAGAAGAGCCTTTACATCAGGCTAGGTTGTCGTGGAGATTGGCCCAACATCGAGCCACCCGGTTGGGATCCTCAATCAGAAGCCCCACCCACCAACATCTAATCTTTCCTAgccttttcttcctctcttcgcGCCAAGAGGTTTCTCTTTTTCTACTATATGTAAAATCTTTCCAGACTTTAGCTGCGGAATCGTtattgtccaaatatgtaaTCAAGCCCATTCATAATGATGGAAACGGCTGAGCTGAAACTGCAGCTGCAACACAGTGCATAGATGAGGAATATATATAGGCTCAGCGAACAGGTAGGACATTATTAAGAGTCAACAGAAAATGGTAATTATTAACTAAACTCAACGTCGACTGGAATTAACCGAACGGGAGGGGGCTACACAAGGAGCATTCCTTGACCACCATAAGTTTAATTTTCGCAACTAAAACAGAAAgacacagcagcagcatttTTTTCAGGAATCGCAAACAACTCAGAAGAAGA includes:
- the LOC100823075 gene encoding lysine-specific demethylase JMJ706 isoform X1, whose translation is MLENQVEGRNCLPAEVRNGLETLKKRRLERMRLSAQNEAGDNPAMAARSGGDGLRSPANCGVRLHANNAAGGLPSTSSAHDHFAKRKVDRFHMSDLEWIDKIPECPVYCPTKEEFEDPIAYIQKISPEAAKYGICKIVAPVSASVPAGVVLMKEQPGFKFMTRVQPLRLAEWAEDDTVTFFMSGRKYTFRDYERMANKVFSKKYSSSSCLPAKYVEEEFWREISSGKMDYVEYACDVDGSAFSSSPHDQLGESNWNLKNFSRLSNSVLRLLHTPIPGVTDPMLYIGMLFSMFAWHVEDHYLYSINYHHCGAFKTWYGIPGDAAPGFERVASQYVYNKDILTGDGEDAAFDVLLGKTTMFPPNILLDHSVPVYKAVQKPGEFVITFPRSYHAGFSHGFNCGEAVNFAIGDWFPLGSLASKRYALLNRTPFLAHEELLCRSAVLLSHSEHPYTQYCVKSCFVRLMRMQRRTLDLLAKMGSQICYKPKLHSNLSCSMCRRDCYITHVSCGCVFDPICLHHEQELRSCSCKSNRIVYLREDILELEALSRKFEQDIRLDKEENANGSYKQSEISDIDSDHGPSFGTNNSEANFQDNVILEANAADAGKSSPATSSLTSFAHHEHLPAESRVHATQTNQVYSTAKQAMNTSSVHGNDPLDDNSSCMADACNEISSCNASRMEYSGNSDSDSEIFRVKRRPSTLGRSIPDTKTATSSEQQVLRRLKKACPEAQEVNKRPEDTEHCLVPLVRMSQKKPTSTSSSDEEREDMVPISWRIKRRQLETQQDSASYAAKPKVYPSTSSCSRQDFAEASRDAASELPSRRVKIRLHPSANRMVEQQGSSGQRSARDDKPPGCWRTN
- the LOC100823075 gene encoding lysine-specific demethylase JMJ706 isoform X2, giving the protein MVEGRNCLPAEVRNGLETLKKRRLERMRLSAQNEAGDNPAMAARSGGDGLRSPANCGVRLHANNAAGGLPSTSSAHDHFAKRKVDRFHMSDLEWIDKIPECPVYCPTKEEFEDPIAYIQKISPEAAKYGICKIVAPVSASVPAGVVLMKEQPGFKFMTRVQPLRLAEWAEDDTVTFFMSGRKYTFRDYERMANKVFSKKYSSSSCLPAKYVEEEFWREISSGKMDYVEYACDVDGSAFSSSPHDQLGESNWNLKNFSRLSNSVLRLLHTPIPGVTDPMLYIGMLFSMFAWHVEDHYLYSINYHHCGAFKTWYGIPGDAAPGFERVASQYVYNKDILTGDGEDAAFDVLLGKTTMFPPNILLDHSVPVYKAVQKPGEFVITFPRSYHAGFSHGFNCGEAVNFAIGDWFPLGSLASKRYALLNRTPFLAHEELLCRSAVLLSHSEHPYTQYCVKSCFVRLMRMQRRTLDLLAKMGSQICYKPKLHSNLSCSMCRRDCYITHVSCGCVFDPICLHHEQELRSCSCKSNRIVYLREDILELEALSRKFEQDIRLDKEENANGSYKQSEISDIDSDHGPSFGTNNSEANFQDNVILEANAADAGKSSPATSSLTSFAHHEHLPAESRVHATQTNQVYSTAKQAMNTSSVHGNDPLDDNSSCMADACNEISSCNASRMEYSGNSDSDSEIFRVKRRPSTLGRSIPDTKTATSSEQQVLRRLKKACPEAQEVNKRPEDTEHCLVPLVRMSQKKPTSTSSSDEEREDMVPISWRIKRRQLETQQDSASYAAKPKVYPSTSSCSRQDFAEASRDAASELPSRRVKIRLHPSANRMVEQQGSSGQRSARDDKPPGCWRTN
- the LOC100823385 gene encoding probable inactive shikimate kinase like 2, chloroplastic isoform X2; its protein translation is MVGPDARIMAMSTIAAATCSFSLPANPGRHSTRAPRLLLRPAYRRSLLAASPPPASRLRLRPRTSVSASPAAAERDYEFTDGNGEVELRLDIGKLGIESSRDVFVDVDDMSLLIRAKSDGTLRTLMNVTTLFDRVKSSETIWFIDEDQLVVNLKKVEQELKWPDIDESWESLTSGITQLLTGISVHIVGDSTDINEAVAKEIAEGIGYLPVCTSELLESATQKSIDAWADTEGVDSVAEAECVVLESLSSHVRTVVATLGGKQGAASRFDKWQYLHSGFTVWLSVSDAGDEAAAKEEARRSVSAGSVAYAKSDVVVKLGGWDPVYTRAVAQGCLVALKQLTLADKKLAATSILVVQNSDEYLETEGVDLAHHGVYLDETCLE
- the LOC100823385 gene encoding probable inactive shikimate kinase like 2, chloroplastic isoform X1 encodes the protein MVGPDARIMAMSTIAAATCSFSLPANPGRHSTRAPRLLLRPAYRRSLLAASPPPASRLRLRPRTSVSASPAAAERDYEFTDGNGEVELRLDIGKLGIESSRDVFVDVDDMSLLIRAKSDGTLRTLMNVTTLFDRVKSSETIWFIDEDQLVVNLKKVEQELKWPDIDESWESLTSGITQLLTGISVHIVGDSTDINEAVAKEIAEGIGYLPVCTSELLESATQKSIDAWADTEGVDSVAEAECVVLESLSSHVRTVVATLGGKQGAASRFDKWQYLHSGFTVWLSVSDAGDEAAAKEEARRSVSAGSVAYAKSDVVVKLGGWDPVYTRAVAQGCLVALKQLTLADKKLAGKKSLYIRLGCRGDWPNIEPPGWDPQSEAPPTNI